From Butyricimonas paravirosa, one genomic window encodes:
- a CDS encoding helix-turn-helix transcriptional regulator produces the protein MSTKELTFNDLPTVVNQLCEQIANLESMMEMHFANAAQKKENTHVPMTREEVCAYLGGITKSSFYHKVKYGGLPVVKQGKRLLVYRDDLDKWLESGRKSEKPMSIEEEHEAMRSTIRRRPKPLNF, from the coding sequence ATGTCGACCAAAGAATTAACATTTAATGATTTGCCAACCGTGGTAAATCAGCTGTGCGAGCAAATCGCCAATTTGGAATCAATGATGGAGATGCATTTTGCCAATGCTGCTCAGAAGAAAGAGAACACGCATGTACCCATGACAAGAGAGGAAGTGTGTGCTTATCTTGGTGGCATCACAAAATCATCATTTTATCACAAGGTTAAATATGGTGGACTTCCTGTTGTAAAACAAGGAAAACGTCTGCTTGTCTATCGGGATGACCTTGATAAATGGTTGGAATCTGGCAGAAAGAGCGAAAAGCCTATGAGCATTGAGGAAGAGCACGAAGCAATGCGTTCAACTATCCGTCGCAGACCAAAACCTCTAAACTTTTAG
- a CDS encoding AAA family ATPase: MAELDFSKYEDLQACIEESRISITKDYIKSPEVLMVGDSTFGTLGNFSVSIGKAKSKKTFNVSAIVAAALSNGSVLHYNAKFPEDKRFVLYIDTEQGQLHCQKVLNRIIRLMGHSLDSDPENLLKLALRRYSPEERITIIEQAIEAIPNLGLVIIDGVRDLLYDINSANQATEISTKLMRWTYDKQIHLHTILHQNKSDENARGHIGTELNNKAESVLQIEVDKEDKSISVVESLLSRGKDFEPFAFCINDEILPELVEDYTPTKKKAGRPTKAPFDPYKDITEDVHRKSLTVAFENGSIGKYNDFVKALRRGYQSQGVKLGQNRAVAVAQFVCNKRMVVKDNKVYEFK, encoded by the coding sequence ATGGCAGAGTTGGATTTTTCAAAGTATGAAGATCTGCAAGCGTGTATTGAAGAGTCTCGAATCAGTATAACAAAAGATTACATCAAGTCACCTGAAGTACTGATGGTTGGCGACAGTACATTTGGAACACTAGGCAACTTCAGCGTATCAATCGGAAAGGCTAAGAGCAAAAAGACTTTTAATGTGTCGGCTATTGTAGCTGCTGCATTATCCAATGGCTCTGTACTGCACTATAATGCAAAATTCCCGGAAGATAAACGATTTGTTTTGTACATCGATACAGAGCAAGGACAACTCCATTGTCAAAAGGTACTCAACAGAATTATCCGACTAATGGGACATTCGCTAGATTCAGACCCGGAGAACCTTTTGAAGTTGGCTCTACGCAGGTACTCCCCTGAAGAACGCATCACAATCATTGAACAAGCCATAGAAGCGATACCCAATCTTGGCCTGGTTATCATTGATGGTGTACGAGACCTGTTATATGACATCAATAGTGCTAATCAGGCTACTGAGATTTCAACCAAACTAATGAGATGGACGTATGACAAGCAGATACATTTGCATACCATTCTCCACCAGAATAAAAGTGATGAAAATGCACGAGGACACATCGGAACAGAACTCAATAATAAAGCTGAATCAGTTCTTCAAATTGAGGTAGATAAAGAGGATAAATCCATAAGCGTCGTAGAGTCACTTTTGAGCAGAGGAAAGGATTTTGAGCCATTTGCGTTCTGTATCAACGATGAGATATTGCCCGAATTGGTAGAAGATTATACACCCACAAAGAAGAAAGCTGGACGTCCAACCAAAGCACCATTTGACCCGTACAAAGACATAACGGAAGATGTACACCGAAAGTCTCTGACTGTGGCATTTGAAAATGGAAGCATCGGTAAATACAACGACTTCGTTAAGGCTTTGCGACGTGGATATCAATCTCAGGGTGTGAAGCTCGGACAAAACAGAGCAGTAGCGGTAGCACAATTCGTTTGCAACAAACGCATGGTAGTCAAAGACAATAAAGTCTATGAGTTCAAGTAG
- a CDS encoding plasmid mobilization protein, translating to MKEIRNIFIGAKVTPSQKEYIKESADKCGMSVSDYLLARAYNYEPKHRLTEAEVSALQNLNNCRADIVQYTSALKGMEISKRMQMFNSYPYMLGWLERLADMGNSITAFLDKVKTPNNLPPKLEIEES from the coding sequence ATGAAAGAAATAAGAAACATCTTTATCGGGGCAAAAGTTACCCCATCACAGAAGGAATATATAAAGGAGTCGGCCGACAAATGTGGAATGTCTGTCAGTGATTATCTGCTGGCTCGTGCCTATAACTATGAGCCAAAACATCGGCTAACAGAAGCCGAAGTATCGGCATTACAAAACCTTAATAACTGTCGGGCAGATATTGTACAATACACATCAGCACTCAAAGGAATGGAAATATCTAAAAGAATGCAGATGTTCAATAGTTATCCTTATATGTTGGGGTGGCTTGAGAGACTTGCAGATATGGGTAACAGCATAACTGCCTTTTTAGACAAAGTGAAAACCCCGAACAATTTACCACCAAAATTAGAGATAGAAGAATCATGA
- a CDS encoding relaxase yields the protein MIAKAKAISHGVNGLRYITGESHNKKNPEKIYRVYDNILPSHLDAYGIWNSMQLTFGQFRSMKNSVIRIELSPSPGHTRHFTLDDWEKLWKEFIEEFDKQNIPDKNGKVISKLTNISGSKHTVWLHTESDGGIPHLHGIVCRVDENGNVNNDHKIHLRAQRAAERVARKRGWTTAIEVHNSNIPQVNTDCLDTLQSMPSWSWDDYKRGLQAKGYSIFERRDESGTLRGYVLQKGSYKYKASEIGVGRNLMASKLERTWKKLHHQPATSIRSTEKSAKVQSAPKIASRQEIAVDYTQYRPNTDAFEVTHNGEQQRYFVPRDVLNLFDDEFDYRLVANCDELKDLAVAIFVGLIGGDEIVATGGGGGSQSDLPWRDKNEDELDWARRCARMATRSLGKQTKSGLKR from the coding sequence ATGATTGCAAAAGCTAAAGCCATTTCACATGGAGTTAATGGACTTCGGTATATTACCGGAGAATCACATAATAAGAAGAATCCTGAGAAGATATACAGGGTATATGATAATATACTCCCCTCTCATTTGGATGCTTATGGAATATGGAATTCGATGCAGCTGACCTTTGGACAATTTCGTTCAATGAAGAATTCAGTTATACGCATTGAGTTGTCACCATCACCCGGACATACACGACACTTTACTCTTGATGATTGGGAGAAGTTATGGAAAGAATTTATCGAGGAATTCGATAAGCAAAACATCCCCGATAAGAACGGAAAGGTTATATCCAAATTGACCAATATATCGGGAAGTAAGCATACAGTATGGTTGCACACCGAATCGGACGGAGGTATTCCGCATCTGCATGGTATAGTATGCAGGGTTGATGAAAATGGTAACGTAAACAATGACCACAAAATTCATCTTAGAGCACAACGAGCTGCCGAACGAGTTGCACGCAAACGTGGCTGGACTACCGCAATTGAAGTGCACAATAGTAATATCCCTCAGGTCAATACTGATTGTCTCGATACACTTCAATCAATGCCCTCCTGGTCATGGGACGATTATAAAAGAGGACTTCAAGCAAAAGGTTACTCAATATTTGAACGCAGGGATGAAAGTGGAACACTCAGAGGCTATGTATTGCAAAAAGGTAGTTACAAGTATAAAGCTTCTGAGATTGGAGTGGGCAGAAATTTGATGGCTTCCAAGCTAGAACGCACATGGAAGAAATTACATCATCAGCCTGCAACCTCAATCAGATCAACAGAGAAAAGTGCAAAAGTGCAAAGTGCACCGAAGATTGCATCAAGACAGGAAATAGCTGTTGATTATACTCAATATCGACCAAATACAGATGCATTCGAGGTTACTCACAACGGAGAACAGCAGCGATATTTTGTTCCTCGTGATGTGCTCAACCTATTTGATGATGAATTTGACTACAGACTTGTTGCCAACTGTGATGAACTTAAAGATTTGGCTGTAGCAATTTTTGTTGGGCTTATCGGAGGTGATGAGATAGTTGCAACTGGCGGTGGTGGCGGTTCTCAAAGCGACTTACCATGGAGAGATAAGAATGAAGATGAACTGGACTGGGCTCGTCGTTGTGCACGCATGGCAACCCGTTCATTAGGAAAGCAAACGAAATCAGGATTAAAACGATAA
- a CDS encoding competence protein CoiA family protein, translating to MSKKGLLTYAFNSNGNFVHIDEVPKGLACDCYCPSCKEKLVAKNGGVKRIHHFAHASGMDCEAAYETMLHKLAKLRVQEAFMSKDVFNVSFEYRSYCPQVNSCTFVRYGDCYKATQKIFNLKEFYDSCEQEVQYESINRRSDLKIFSSKNPNLPPIYIEFFVTHASDSNKLHNGGKIIEVKLETEDDIQSIIDNGFVESNRQINKDEIDARLYPECYTTFWGFKSEDYNESSINQEVEFSRYILYTSGKSRCYQDTSFCKKIKKARSQSLMEICFHTPVAFGIYELAKYQGYKRFGIKNCLYCKNYVDSYDGLGKLCRLYKYLGINRFDQHDTARAKNCSRFILNHEEMDEELKRFESLSKSEYTELE from the coding sequence ATGTCTAAGAAAGGATTATTAACATACGCATTTAATTCAAATGGAAATTTTGTCCATATAGATGAAGTCCCCAAAGGCTTGGCGTGCGATTGTTATTGTCCATCATGTAAAGAAAAGTTAGTAGCTAAAAATGGTGGAGTCAAACGTATCCATCACTTTGCTCATGCCTCTGGAATGGATTGTGAGGCTGCCTATGAAACCATGTTACATAAGCTAGCAAAATTAAGGGTACAAGAGGCTTTCATGTCTAAAGATGTATTTAATGTGAGTTTCGAGTATCGCTCATATTGTCCTCAAGTTAACTCATGTACATTTGTAAGATATGGCGATTGTTATAAAGCAACTCAAAAAATATTCAATTTAAAAGAGTTCTATGATTCATGTGAACAGGAGGTACAATATGAGTCAATAAATAGGCGTTCTGACTTAAAAATATTTTCTTCCAAAAATCCCAATTTGCCACCGATATACATAGAGTTCTTTGTAACTCATGCGAGTGATTCTAATAAATTACATAATGGAGGAAAAATTATTGAGGTTAAATTAGAAACTGAAGATGACATTCAATCTATAATAGATAATGGTTTCGTAGAATCAAATCGACAGATTAATAAAGATGAGATAGATGCCAGATTATACCCGGAGTGCTATACTACATTTTGGGGATTCAAATCAGAAGATTACAATGAATCAAGCATTAATCAGGAGGTGGAATTTTCAAGATATATACTATATACATCAGGAAAATCACGATGTTATCAAGACACATCATTTTGTAAAAAAATAAAGAAAGCTAGAAGCCAATCACTTATGGAAATCTGTTTTCACACTCCTGTAGCATTTGGTATTTATGAATTGGCTAAGTACCAAGGTTACAAAAGGTTTGGAATCAAAAACTGTCTGTATTGTAAAAATTACGTTGATAGCTATGATGGCTTAGGCAAGTTGTGCCGTTTATACAAATATCTTGGTATAAATCGATTTGACCAACACGATACTGCAAGAGCTAAAAATTGCTCTCGTTTCATACTCAATCATGAAGAAATGGATGAAGAACTGAAACGATTTGAATCATTGAGTAAAAGTGAATATACCGAATTAGAATAA
- a CDS encoding IS1380-like element IS612 family transposase: MAKVQIKSEKLTPFGGIFSIMEKFDSMLSPVIDSTLGQRCRSIIGYQFSEIVRSLMSVYFCGGSCVEDVTSQLMRHLSYHPTLRTCSSDTILRAIKELTKENISYTSDQGKTYDFNTADKLNTLLINALVSTGELKEIEEYDVDFDHQFLETEKYDAKPTYKKFLGYRPGVYVIGDKIVYIENSDGNTNVRFHQADTHKRFFALLESQNIRVNRFRADCGSCSKEIVSEIEKHCKHFYIRANRCSSLYNDIFALRGWKTEEINGIQFELNSILVEKWEGKCYRLVIQRQRRNSGDLDLWEGEYTYRCILTNDYKSSTRDIVEFYNLRGGKERIFDDMNNGFGWSRLPKSFMAENTVFLLLTALIHNFYKTIMSRLDTKAFGLKKTSRIKAFVFRFISVPAKWIMTARQYVLNIYTENRAYAKPFKTEFG; this comes from the coding sequence ATGGCAAAGGTACAAATAAAATCTGAGAAACTCACACCTTTTGGAGGAATTTTTTCAATCATGGAGAAATTTGACTCCATGCTTTCACCCGTTATCGACTCAACACTGGGTCAGAGATGCCGCAGTATCATCGGATATCAGTTCAGCGAGATAGTCCGTTCGCTGATGAGCGTTTATTTCTGTGGCGGCTCATGCGTGGAAGACGTAACGTCACAACTGATGCGCCATCTCTCGTATCATCCTACCCTTCGTACATGCAGCTCTGATACCATCCTCAGAGCCATCAAGGAACTGACAAAGGAAAACATCTCCTATACTTCCGACCAAGGCAAGACCTATGATTTCAATACTGCAGACAAACTCAACACATTGCTTATAAACGCTTTGGTTTCTACAGGCGAGTTGAAGGAAATTGAGGAATACGATGTTGACTTTGACCATCAGTTTCTTGAAACGGAGAAGTATGATGCAAAACCGACCTACAAAAAGTTCCTCGGCTACAGGCCTGGCGTATATGTTATCGGTGACAAGATAGTCTATATCGAGAACAGCGATGGCAACACGAATGTGCGTTTTCATCAGGCAGACACCCATAAGAGATTCTTCGCTCTTCTGGAATCCCAGAACATCCGTGTAAATCGCTTCAGGGCAGACTGCGGTTCCTGCTCGAAGGAAATCGTCAGTGAGATAGAGAAGCATTGCAAACATTTCTACATCCGTGCCAACCGATGCAGTTCGCTCTACAATGACATCTTTGCTCTGAGAGGATGGAAGACGGAGGAGATTAACGGCATCCAGTTCGAACTCAATTCCATTCTCGTTGAGAAATGGGAAGGCAAGTGCTATCGTCTTGTCATCCAGAGACAAAGACGCAACAGTGGCGACCTTGACCTGTGGGAAGGCGAATACACTTACCGTTGTATTCTGACCAACGATTACAAGTCATCGACAAGGGACATTGTTGAATTCTACAATCTGCGTGGCGGCAAGGAACGTATCTTTGACGACATGAACAACGGATTCGGTTGGAGCAGGCTCCCCAAGTCATTCATGGCGGAGAATACTGTCTTTCTTCTGCTTACTGCATTGATACACAATTTCTACAAGACCATCATGAGCAGGCTTGACACCAAGGCTTTTGGGCTCAAGAAAACGAGTCGCATAAAGGCTTTTGTCTTCAGATTCATCTCCGTACCTGCCAAGTGGATCATGACTGCAAGGCAATACGTGCTGAATATCTACACAGAGAACCGCGCTTATGCAAAACCCTTCAAAACAGAATTCGGATAA
- a CDS encoding IS4 family transposase, whose product MNQGKFVFSQVVEYIPRYQFDKLVKQYKGDWHTKNLSSYNHLLHLLFGQLTGCDSLRDICLCLEAHNKMLYHLGFRKAVNHTSLSRANESRDYRIFEGLGLYLIATVRPMFSNIQLSQITIDNVIYALDSTTISTSIRLATWALGKYSKGAVKMHALLDLRGSIPANIHITDGKWHDSNELDALAPEPYAFYVMDKAYVDFKALFRFHQAQAFWVSRPKENMKFETVEQMDISDVKSGVLEDSRIRVTGYNSSKLYPEAMRFVRVYDPDNDTIVDFISNNFEVSALEISNLYRHRWDIEVFFKWIKQNITVKTLWGYSENAVKIHLWAAIISYLTVVRIKVASNSPYSITEVATLIRISALERTDLRSLITKLDSSIISNQNVKELSLFDDI is encoded by the coding sequence ATGAATCAAGGCAAGTTTGTATTTTCCCAAGTTGTCGAGTATATACCGCGTTATCAGTTTGATAAACTCGTAAAGCAATATAAAGGAGATTGGCATACCAAAAATCTCAGCAGTTACAATCACCTCCTTCATCTGCTTTTCGGACAGTTGACAGGATGTGATTCTCTGAGGGATATTTGTCTATGCCTCGAAGCCCATAACAAGATGCTTTATCATCTCGGTTTTCGTAAGGCCGTGAACCATACCTCATTGTCTCGTGCAAACGAAAGCAGGGATTATCGCATTTTTGAGGGGCTGGGCCTTTATTTGATTGCCACGGTCAGACCGATGTTCTCAAATATCCAACTGTCTCAAATTACCATTGATAACGTGATATATGCGCTTGATTCCACGACCATATCAACCAGTATAAGGCTTGCAACGTGGGCTTTGGGGAAATACAGCAAAGGAGCTGTCAAGATGCACGCCCTGTTGGATTTGAGAGGCAGCATACCTGCCAATATCCATATCACGGACGGCAAGTGGCATGACAGCAACGAGCTTGATGCACTGGCACCGGAGCCTTATGCTTTCTACGTGATGGATAAGGCCTATGTTGACTTTAAAGCACTTTTCAGATTTCATCAGGCTCAGGCATTTTGGGTATCACGTCCAAAAGAGAACATGAAATTCGAGACTGTCGAGCAGATGGATATTTCCGATGTCAAGTCTGGCGTACTGGAAGACTCCCGTATAAGGGTAACGGGGTATAACTCAAGCAAGCTGTATCCCGAAGCCATGAGATTTGTCCGCGTTTATGACCCTGATAATGATACTATTGTGGACTTTATATCCAATAACTTTGAAGTCAGTGCCTTGGAAATATCCAACTTGTACCGCCATCGATGGGATATAGAGGTATTCTTCAAGTGGATTAAACAGAACATTACCGTAAAAACTCTGTGGGGATATTCGGAAAATGCTGTCAAAATCCATCTTTGGGCTGCCATCATATCGTATCTGACAGTAGTAAGAATAAAGGTTGCCAGCAACAGCCCTTATTCAATCACCGAGGTGGCTACCCTGATTAGAATATCCGCGTTGGAAAGGACTGACCTGCGGTCGTTGATAACCAAGCTAGACTCATCAATCATTTCAAACCAAAATGTCAAAGAACTCTCGTTATTTGATGATATTTAA
- a CDS encoding dsDNA nuclease domain-containing protein translates to MAKKMNRATNAGVNAITGFALQRNTALYLILNDYESKYKDANYFVCLEHHDDCLICFLDNNNHIETINAYQSKKKSPNKWILNNELLEILEKILCTGKALVDDISYQKSKDYSHSLFFVTNQTIELKKSSDSVIVKEDNTCVNYNDLPNTIKDYIKKSITDSDLHNHLEQLNVLGIDLSRTAINQEDQLVGKIERIFGNKIESARAALNLILELFQKIESTYNNGNVASLLDESKRVSSVEINNAFKIITTKSKCFKYWREQKSQICRALKIPIKERELFKFHFESAFDYFKLDTSTEHLIVKKFVTENINSIEDVYDEIEMIDRLIDLFIRSKTTSLSNTQLKAVFFAAYFEVYDSLKMI, encoded by the coding sequence ATGGCAAAGAAAATGAATAGGGCTACAAATGCAGGTGTAAATGCAATTACAGGCTTTGCATTACAAAGGAATACTGCTTTGTATTTAATTCTTAACGACTATGAATCAAAGTACAAAGATGCTAACTATTTTGTATGTCTAGAGCATCATGATGATTGCCTTATATGTTTTCTTGATAATAACAATCATATTGAAACTATTAATGCCTATCAATCCAAGAAGAAATCTCCTAATAAATGGATTTTAAACAATGAGCTTTTAGAAATCCTTGAAAAAATTCTTTGTACAGGAAAAGCATTAGTAGATGATATTTCTTACCAAAAGTCAAAAGATTATTCGCACTCTTTGTTTTTTGTAACTAACCAAACAATTGAGTTAAAAAAATCATCTGATAGTGTTATTGTAAAAGAAGATAATACTTGTGTTAATTATAATGATTTACCAAACACTATTAAGGATTATATAAAAAAAAGTATAACAGATAGTGATCTTCACAATCACTTGGAACAATTGAATGTCCTTGGGATTGACTTAAGTAGAACTGCTATTAATCAAGAAGATCAATTAGTTGGAAAGATTGAACGAATTTTTGGGAATAAGATAGAATCTGCTAGAGCAGCTTTAAATCTGATATTGGAATTATTTCAGAAAATCGAAAGTACGTATAACAATGGTAATGTAGCATCATTGCTAGATGAAAGTAAAAGGGTATCTTCTGTTGAAATAAATAACGCTTTCAAAATTATAACTACCAAGAGTAAGTGCTTTAAATACTGGAGGGAGCAAAAATCTCAAATATGTAGAGCATTAAAAATTCCTATTAAGGAACGAGAATTATTCAAATTCCACTTTGAATCAGCTTTTGATTATTTTAAACTAGATACCAGTACAGAGCATCTGATAGTTAAAAAATTCGTCACAGAAAATATCAATAGTATAGAAGATGTCTATGATGAAATAGAAATGATTGATAGGTTAATAGATTTATTTATAAGGTCTAAAACGACTAGTTTGAGTAACACACAATTAAAAGCAGTATTTTTTGCTGCATATTTTGAAGTTTACGATTCATTAAAAATGATTTAA
- a CDS encoding type III restriction-modification system endonuclease, with amino-acid sequence MKLKFKHQRFQADAAKSVTDVFTGQQFCDGTDFLIDQGKKGGMFTLTGFGNQRLMLDANALTENLREVQMGWGLKPVEYLQGDTKNPMFTIEMETGTGKTYTYIKTMYELNKLYGWSKFIIVVPSIAIREGVAKSFETMQEHFANEYGKRIQFFIYNSKQLSKIDAFASDSGLYVMIINTQAFNTSMNEEKSKGEGRSGDATARIIFSKRDEFGSRRPIDILAQTNPIMIIDEPQSVLGANKDNATRKGIAKFRTLFTLLYSATHRKGDIYNMVYRLDAMDAYNRKLVKKIEVKGITQQGSTATNGFVYLDQIVIGKGNPQARISFDVKTANGFKQTTKLVGEGFNLYEQSGGLAEYENHFIVERIDGVAGTVRFLNGIVLNEGDAVGKVNEEALRRIQIRETIRTHIERERDLFPKGIKVLSLFFIDHVNSYRIYEKDGTINGKFAEMFEEEYLNVLQEMQPRFSDEAYLRYLSQFQVEKVHQGYFSQDKKGVSVDSKEKEGENEIRAYDLIMKDKETLLSLDPKVNGSEVRFIFSHSALKEGWDNPNVFQICTLKDTTNEIKKRQEVGRGMRLCVNKNGERQDQDNLGDGVFDTNILTVIASESYEHFSKQLQTELAENIGDRPVVVTPYLFEDMVMITTDGKEVKINKEKAIEIHEELISCGYVKKGKLTEKYFNDKKSGSIDLGEELAPIKEGIVRQLETVFNPDAMKPTNARAPKIATFREDLFKEKFNEVWKRINVKTYYKVDFSTDELIKKAIDAIDKHLIVTEIRIVVEGGSLENIRDRESLEAGVAMTAGKSRTIRVSEAIGNSVRYDLIGKLVESTGLTRKTIVEILKGIKPTTFYQFKMNPEEFIIKTSNIINDAKAIAVIQKIAYEKTTNTYDMEIFTESTIRGKLGVNAIESAKSLYDIVVVDSQGVEKNFAEALESQDDVEVYTKLPRGFYINTPMGHYNPDWAVAFKEGSVKHIYFIAETKGNDWQESQLRGSEEAKIECARRHFAAISDCKIQYGVAKDYQTLYNLVTK; translated from the coding sequence ATGAAACTAAAATTCAAACATCAACGTTTTCAAGCAGATGCGGCTAAGAGTGTGACCGATGTATTCACCGGTCAACAATTCTGTGATGGTACCGACTTTTTGATAGATCAAGGCAAAAAAGGCGGTATGTTCACGCTGACAGGTTTTGGTAATCAGCGTCTAATGCTCGATGCAAATGCATTGACCGAAAATTTACGTGAAGTACAGATGGGTTGGGGCTTAAAGCCGGTTGAGTATCTGCAAGGTGATACCAAAAATCCTATGTTTACCATCGAAATGGAAACAGGTACTGGTAAGACCTATACTTATATTAAGACGATGTATGAGCTTAACAAGCTATATGGTTGGAGTAAGTTCATCATCGTTGTTCCAAGTATTGCAATTCGTGAAGGTGTTGCCAAGAGTTTTGAAACGATGCAGGAGCACTTTGCCAACGAGTATGGTAAACGTATTCAATTCTTCATCTACAATTCCAAACAGCTTTCAAAGATTGATGCCTTTGCCAGCGACAGCGGACTTTATGTAATGATTATCAATACCCAAGCCTTTAACACTTCAATGAACGAGGAAAAGAGTAAAGGCGAAGGTAGAAGTGGAGATGCTACAGCTCGTATCATCTTCTCGAAACGAGATGAATTTGGCAGTCGTAGACCTATTGATATATTGGCTCAAACAAATCCAATTATGATTATTGATGAGCCACAAAGCGTATTGGGTGCAAACAAGGATAATGCTACCCGAAAAGGTATCGCAAAATTCCGCACTCTGTTTACGCTGTTATATAGTGCTACTCACCGTAAGGGAGATATTTACAATATGGTTTACCGACTGGATGCAATGGACGCATACAACCGCAAGCTTGTAAAGAAGATCGAAGTGAAAGGCATTACACAGCAAGGTTCTACTGCTACCAATGGCTTTGTCTATCTTGATCAAATAGTTATTGGTAAGGGTAATCCTCAGGCTCGTATTTCATTTGATGTAAAAACTGCCAATGGTTTTAAGCAGACAACAAAGTTGGTCGGTGAAGGATTTAATTTGTATGAGCAAAGTGGAGGTTTGGCAGAATATGAGAACCACTTCATTGTAGAGCGTATTGATGGAGTTGCTGGTACTGTCCGTTTTTTGAATGGTATTGTGCTTAATGAAGGTGATGCTGTAGGCAAAGTGAATGAAGAAGCCCTAAGAAGAATACAGATTAGGGAAACTATCCGCACCCATATAGAGCGCGAACGTGACTTATTCCCTAAGGGAATTAAAGTACTTTCATTGTTCTTTATTGACCATGTAAACAGCTACCGAATTTATGAGAAAGATGGCACAATCAATGGAAAGTTTGCAGAAATGTTTGAAGAGGAGTATCTGAATGTACTTCAGGAAATGCAACCTCGTTTTTCCGATGAAGCTTACCTAAGATATTTGAGTCAATTTCAAGTCGAGAAGGTACATCAGGGCTACTTCTCACAAGACAAAAAAGGTGTATCTGTTGACTCCAAGGAGAAAGAAGGGGAAAATGAGATTCGTGCCTATGATTTGATTATGAAGGATAAAGAGACTTTGCTCTCTCTTGATCCCAAAGTAAATGGTTCGGAAGTGCGTTTTATTTTCTCTCATTCTGCATTGAAAGAGGGCTGGGACAATCCTAATGTATTTCAGATTTGTACCTTAAAAGATACAACTAACGAGATTAAAAAACGTCAAGAGGTAGGTCGTGGTATGCGCCTATGTGTAAATAAAAATGGAGAGCGTCAAGATCAGGACAACTTGGGCGATGGTGTTTTTGATACTAATATCTTAACTGTTATTGCAAGCGAAAGTTATGAACATTTCAGTAAGCAATTACAGACTGAATTGGCGGAAAATATAGGTGATAGACCAGTTGTTGTTACTCCGTATTTATTTGAAGATATGGTAATGATAACTACTGACGGCAAGGAGGTTAAAATCAATAAGGAAAAGGCGATTGAAATTCATGAGGAACTTATCAGTTGTGGTTATGTAAAGAAAGGTAAGCTGACCGAGAAATATTTCAATGATAAGAAATCTGGTTCTATTGATTTGGGTGAAGAATTAGCACCTATTAAAGAAGGTATTGTGCGACAGTTAGAGACTGTATTCAACCCGGATGCCATGAAACCAACAAATGCTCGTGCTCCTAAAATAGCTACTTTCCGTGAAGATTTATTTAAGGAGAAATTTAACGAAGTGTGGAAACGCATTAATGTAAAGACTTATTACAAGGTTGATTTCAGTACAGACGAGCTAATAAAGAAAGCGATTGATGCAATTGATAAGCACCTTATCGTTACAGAAATCCGTATTGTAGTAGAAGGTGGTTCATTGGAAAATATACGTGATAGAGAGTCGCTGGAGGCTGGCGTAGCCATGACAGCAGGTAAGTCTCGCACTATCCGTGTGAGTGAAGCAATTGGTAATTCTGTGCGATACGACTTAATAGGCAAACTGGTTGAATCAACAGGTCTGACCCGTAAGACCATTGTGGAAATATTAAAAGGTATTAAGCCGACAACTTTCTATCAATTTAAGATGAATCCTGAAGAGTTCATCATTAAAACAAGTAACATTATCAATGATGCTAAAGCTATTGCAGTCATTCAAAAGATTGCATACGAAAAAACAACGAATACCTATGATATGGAAATCTTTACAGAAAGCACCATTCGTGGTAAGTTAGGCGTAAATGCAATTGAGAGTGCAAAATCTTTGTATGATATTGTCGTAGTAGATAGTCAAGGGGTTGAAAAGAATTTTGCAGAAGCATTGGAAAGTCAGGATGATGTAGAAGTTTATACAAAACTACCTCGTGGATTCTATATTAACACTCCTATGGGTCATTACAATCCAGATTGGGCAGTAGCATTCAAAGAAGGCAGTGTGAAGCATATCTATTTCATTGCAGAAACTAAAGGTAATGATTGGCAAGAGTCTCAGCTGAGAGGTTCGGAAGAGGCTAAAATAGAGTGTGCACGTCGCCACTTTGCAGCTATCAGTGATTGTAAAATTCAATATGGAGTAGCTAAAGACTATCAGACATTGTATAATCTTGTAACAAAGTAA